The region CTAAGCAATCCCACATGGTAAGTTCAGGCATGTTAAAGAGAAAGATACGTGTCCTACAGCACTTCAGAACATCAAGTCAAGGATGTAGAAGCTTGCCCAGGCACGTCACTACACTGTCAGTCCACAAGCACAGGGTTTGGAAAACTCAGTAGAGTACGCAGCAAGAATGTTCACACAACTATGTACCCAACCAATATGGATAAGTTATCGGTGCAGCTCGCACTGATTAAACAACCTCATCAAAATGCTGACATAAAGCAATGGCCCTCCTCGGTTCAACAGCAAGATGCTgggcacaagttttttttttttttaacaacatCGGCACTCGCGGAGCATGCCACTCTTCCCCGTGGAGCGTGCCTTCTGGAAATGAGCTGTGCTCAGCAGCAGCCACCGAGACTCAGGTCCACACACAAATGAACGCAACCCTGCTACGCCAGCACACAGAAAACATGTGCAGTTTGAGAAGAAGCAACAGTCTCCAGTCTGTTTTAATCGGTTGTTGTCCGCTtgctgctctctctctctggggCGGCTAGAAGGTCACAGCTGTCTTCTGTGCCCTAGCCTATTTTGTGCCTGGTCTTGCAGGGGGGAGGGGCATTTTCGTTTGGGAAGTGGGGGAGGGAAGGGCCAAGCGCTGTGGTGTTTCAGCCGCAGGAAAAGCTAGGATGCGTCCTTCTTGGATTCCTTGCCTTCATCGTCATTAAAGTTGAGCCAGCTCTGCTCAACAATGGCTGCCACCCGCTTCTCGTACTCCCGTCTGTTTTCTTGGTACAGCTGTGCTGCCAAGCTGTTGGCTGGGCTATTGGGATTTGGCTCATCCAGCAGAGACTGCAAGGAACACAAGCACACTCCCATCAGCTGGACGCAACTATGCCCCAAGACACGAAATCTCGAGGCTGGGTACAGCATTCAGCACAAAACGAGATTACCGTGTGTAATGCACCACGTGCAAGGTAGGGAATGAACCGACTTGGAAATATGCATTTAAAATAATGTGCCCTCACACTATACCAATGGCACCGTATGCAGGGGAACAGCTACTTGTTACTTCCCTGCTTTCAAAGTGTGTGACATGCTCGTCCTCTCTCTAGGAAACAGATGCAATGTACTCTTAAGAATGCACTACTTGCTGTACATGttatgaaaaagaaagaaacaggatGATTCAATCATATATGCATACCTTACTGTGCAACATGTCAAAGAACTGCTGCTCCACCTTCTGTAGTAAGGCATTAATCCATATATGCTGAAACTTTATAGAAattgtaaaaaaattaaatttcgACATAAAACGTTTAGCTTCACAATTCTGAATCATCCTTTTACTGGTGTAAATATATTTCTCCACGCAGACTTTTGAGCCGTTCTAAAATATAGGATACTGGGTAAATTCAATACTTGTTCAGTGCAGTAAAGCTTCGAACGTTTCACATAGACTTTCACATTTCTCACCATGCGCAGTGTTTTCCTTATGACAGTGTCCaaaaaattagttttttcttACAGAATTACAATGTAAGGCCCATTTCACATGCTGTGTGTGACTGGACCAAAAATATTCGGTGTAGTCAGTGAGGCTGCAGTGCTATTTTcagtcactgctttcacatgcaacattGACACAGCGAATTCGGTCGTAGGGACAGGCAAGGTTTGCgtaggcaacccattattaaaacACGACAGAAACGTCAagtgtgttgatgattttatgaccagcgtatatttagatgcaaggcaatatttcgcaTATTTGATTAGagtaaacagttttgcttccaccgcggcaacagctcccacgtgacccctcgtcgcacgctgtctcggcgctccccaatggtcagtcgcagagtgAATACACCGatgctgcgactgaataccaaccggacggaactcgatcgcaagccgtctgcgactagaccgacggctctccccagtcgcagaccgacagaattcacagcgtcgcaggagaaaatcgcatgCAAGTGAAATGGGCCTAAGTCGCTGGGGTCGAATTTCACAAATGGTGCCGAGAGAAGACTGGCGGATCTTTCTGAACGCATACAATGCGCAAAACTGAACGCACACAACACAACCCTCGCACAGGAAAAGTTTAGACTATCAACCCTAACGTATAGACTCTATCAACCCTAACGTACATATGAAACCTGCGGTCGGCACGCTCCGCTACCACTCATTTGTGTACTGCAGCAAAGCCTGCTGTCTGTCATCTGCGCGGGCATTGCTCGGTCGGTGTTGGGGGAGGTCGACACACCCcatcctttttttcttgcttaattATTTTTGGCCGGAAAAGTCCACAATGCTCCTTTGGACCATTTCCCCCTCGGTATGTCGCCAAGCAGTCCATTTTGAATGATAACATCATCACCAGGTGCCCGCTGGCAGGCACCTGGTTGTTTGTGTTCGTATCATTTGCCACAGGTTGAGAAATTGTTCGCATGATCCCGAACTAACATATCACATATAAAGCACTCTAGCAGAGATATTCTTAAAATTAGTATTGCAAAATTTTGATCAACCGTAACCACATCaggaggttctactgtatttacAAAGTGCCATCTGCCAGGAGTCTTCAAGAATCCAACTTTATATGGACTGCTGCAATATGGGAATCTCGACTCATCTTTTTGAGATTTAACGATTTTTTCGGCTGCGGGTACGACTTTGTTATACCGAAGTTCGACAGTGCTAGAGAAGGAAACAATACAGCATTCAGTCATTTTTATGCTATACAAAGACTTTTCACAGTAAGCAAGAGCACTGATGGATACAAGACCCAAGTAATAATGCATTACTAATGAGGCAAACAAGACAAAACCATTTTTGTTGCTAAGTTCATTCATGATCACGATCACTGTAGTCAGAactacaaaattttttttttagatgtgaCACCAATGGCCAAGACCATAAATTTAATATATACAGCAACACTGTCACATAGTAGTCCTTAACGGCCTTTCCAGCATAGGTGCCCCTTTTCACCAACGAGCAAGACCTGAAAGAAGCAGCGATACAtactgctacacggtgcagctcAAAGGTGGAACAGCTAGACTTTAGCACCCCTTGCCTTGCATAAAGAGGCAGAAAGAATTCCACCACTGGAGTGGAgtattttattcattcattaaGCTTAGAAATTTATTTCATGACACTTCCTTCATGAAAGTGGTGACAGTTTCTttcgtcagcagcagcaggttttgtttATCGCCTGGCCACCAAGGGCACTCGATGTTGCCGCTACATTTTTACTGTCTTgagatcatagcatactgtaAAGACACACCCAAAAACTAGACCAAGAtacttttttatatttgtaaaaTTTTTCATAGACCTCAGGCTGCTTGTATTTGCTCTTCTTTGCTTGTAGTTTTCTATATTGAATGGTGCTGCGATCGCAGCTTCTCAAAGGTCGCTCCTTCGGTCTTCAAAGGTATCAGATGACAGCGCTCCTCTCCAAGGCCCTTTGCGGAAAAGGCGGGACACTTGTGGCATGTAGATGCTCACCACGCACCTTTGAACACAAGGATCTGATTCTCTAAGGCCTTTGCAGTGCCGGTGTGACAGCGGTACTAGATAAGGACCCAGTTTTTACAACATTCATGTTAAAAGCTTCTCTTAAAACACATGCATATTGCAGTGTACATTTTAGGCACTTCTGGTGGCGGCACATAGAAAAGTTGTCACTGCAACATTGTCCAATCTGCACATAAAATGCTGAAGTAAAGGGGTAAAAGTGGGGCAGGAGAGCAAAAGGTCTTTTCACCTGAATGGACGTGAGGATGGCAGACACATCATACGTGGGGCTCCACCGGTTTTGAAGAATGTCTAGACAGATGCTACCATCAGCGTACActgtggggaaaaaaaaacccCAGTAAAATTACTTGGGCTGAACAGCACAGCAGAAGTGTAAACAAGAGGATACAACAGTTGAGACCTAATTTCACAAAGTTCAAACGAACTGCTACAACTGTCATAAAATCAAGAAAGACTCCAAACTTCATGCCTGACCGGTCCACATGCTGCTAGCAAAGCCATTTCAAGGGCATGAAAGTCAGCCTCTTCTCACTCCAGTTCAAGGCAAAAGAAAGCCTAGTTTAGCCATAGAACAGTCTGAATAAGATTTGCTTGCGTAAATTCATGATTAATGATTGTCTTGTTTCCTCATACATGCCAATCATGATCTCGATAGCCATTCCGTAATAAGCCCACATATGTAAGCTTTATGTTCGCTCTTCTGCAACCTTTTCAAGTTAATAAACTTGAAACGAAACTGGATCGATTTCTGGCTTCACTAGCCCAAGCAAGAGGCTTGGCATTAGTTCACTTTTATTTCCTGCCTATTTTCAATTGGAAAGCTTCACACTAATCTCGATGGTTAACTGTTGGGAAGTCTGAACTCATTTTTAATACCTCACTTCCAACTCCTAAGTACATAATGAACACCACTTGAGTGCAGGCAGAAAGCTAcaaaagaaaacaacgcagctttCCCAGGTCTTTGCAGCTAAGAAAGATTTGTGCTGACCCAGGAACAGCCTGTGAGAGAATACCATGCGAGTACCGCTGGCACCAAATGAAACGCAGTGGGGACAATTAAAACGCAGGTACTAAGTAAGCAACAAAGGGAGGAAAAGGAatacaagtgcagtttgttatcACTCTCAAAGAGTGATCATGGCAGCCTAGAAGTGACAATTAGCCATGCACGTATTTAAGCTTTCTCAACTGAAATCTCACTTTTCTGTATGCACTACATGGCAATAGTGCAGGCTGAAGACACTAGCCTAAGAGAACTTGAGAACCATAAGCTTCACTTTGGATGGGTAACTCACCAATATATAAGGTCCTAATCATAAGTTCACAAGACCTCTATTCAGATCACAAATGAACGGTAAGAGATCAGCCTGACAAAGAAATCACCCTACTgtccacacacacatacactgtATGAAAACTGAGCGAGTTGGGCAGGTCAATAACACAAATAATGTAGACCAATCACATCTTCATTAATGAATTTCACTGTGAAGTAGCACCTCCTCTCAAGAGCTGCACTTGTAAAGAAAAgtactctttaaaaaaaaaacactgttggAGTGTTTATTTTAAGCAATTCAACCTCAGTAAAATAGGATGGTTTGATTAACTGTATCAAAGGACAAAGCAATATTTGAGAACATTAAAAGAAATGAATAGCATCAAGGCTTATGACTGATGTCATCGACTCAAAATTGTGCCAGCAGACCTTCTAGCACAATACCAAATCATAAGGCTTTAAGAAATTAAATTTTTCGTGACCACTAAGGTGCTCGTGAAAGCAACCGCTTGATAACAAAACCAACACTACAAGAATATAAAGGTCTCCACATTATCTTCCTTGTAAACTGGTCGAAAAAGTTTGCGAGAAGTGGATTTGTGGgcaatttttttct is a window of Amblyomma americanum isolate KBUSLIRL-KWMA chromosome 4, ASM5285725v1, whole genome shotgun sequence DNA encoding:
- the Ubc6 gene encoding ubiquitin conjugating enzyme 6 isoform X2, giving the protein MSTPARRRLMRDFKRLQEDPPAGVSGAPTDNNIMIWNAVIFGPHDTPFEDGTFKLTLEFTEEYPNKPPTVRFVSKMFHPNVYADGSICLDILQNRWSPTYDVSAILTSIQSLLDEPNPNSPANSLAAQLYQENRREYEKRVAAIVEQSWLNFNDDEGKESKKDAS
- the Ubc6 gene encoding ubiquitin conjugating enzyme 6 isoform X1 — translated: MSTPARRRLMRDFKRLQEDPPAGVSGAPTDNNIMIWNAVIFGILSFASPHDTPFEDGTFKLTLEFTEEYPNKPPTVRFVSKMFHPNVYADGSICLDILQNRWSPTYDVSAILTSIQSLLDEPNPNSPANSLAAQLYQENRREYEKRVAAIVEQSWLNFNDDEGKESKKDAS